The Frigidibacter mobilis genome contains a region encoding:
- a CDS encoding helix-turn-helix domain-containing protein, with translation MPRELYQTVKEIGDRLEVSEATVRGWIKDGALRAIDIGKGWRIADRDLEDFLTRRETRARDEAFEDGAAAADSTPDHGG, from the coding sequence ATGCCACGTGAGCTGTATCAGACCGTGAAAGAAATCGGCGACCGCCTGGAGGTCAGCGAGGCGACGGTGCGCGGTTGGATCAAGGACGGGGCCTTGCGCGCGATCGACATCGGAAAAGGTTGGCGAATCGCCGACCGGGATCTCGAAGATTTCCTGACGCGCCGCGAGACCCGCGCGCGCGATGAGGCGTTCGAAGACGGCGCCGCCGCCGCGGACAGCACGCCAGACCACGGCGGCTGA
- a CDS encoding universal stress protein, with protein MQIKSILIASDLSARSDRALQRGFLLAGNLGARVRVVSIVDDSVPESLTTDLAEKCRVHLEASAQSLAGEVSYELLVETGDPITRLVDLVNSAEFDLVVAGRHRDRGFLDGLRPTTVESVVARSLTPVLLVTDPVHGNYNRVLAPVAFSSACRHAVKTALHIAPQAAFRLFHLWMAPFEGLTGGPSSDFAREVRRETAAQAAAWTEGFATSLPKVDLVHDGVGSGCHQEIRSFAPDLIAVGANTRSLSFTGLGSFTAELLRTPPTDLLIARGAES; from the coding sequence ATGCAGATCAAGTCCATCCTGATTGCCTCGGATCTTTCGGCGCGATCGGATCGCGCCCTGCAACGCGGCTTCCTCCTTGCCGGCAATCTGGGCGCGCGCGTGCGCGTCGTGTCGATCGTCGATGACAGCGTTCCGGAAAGCCTGACGACGGATCTTGCCGAGAAATGTCGCGTCCATCTGGAGGCGTCCGCACAGAGCCTGGCCGGGGAGGTCTCCTACGAGCTCCTGGTCGAGACCGGCGATCCGATCACGCGCCTAGTTGATTTGGTGAATTCCGCCGAGTTCGACCTCGTCGTCGCCGGCCGGCACCGTGACAGGGGCTTTCTCGATGGGCTCAGGCCGACGACTGTGGAGAGCGTAGTCGCCCGGTCTCTCACCCCAGTGCTGCTCGTCACCGACCCGGTCCATGGCAACTATAATCGTGTGCTGGCGCCGGTCGCGTTCTCATCCGCGTGCCGACACGCGGTCAAGACTGCCCTCCACATTGCCCCCCAGGCGGCGTTCCGGCTCTTCCATCTATGGATGGCACCGTTCGAAGGCCTGACCGGCGGGCCATCGTCGGACTTCGCACGTGAAGTGCGGCGAGAAACCGCGGCTCAGGCAGCGGCTTGGACTGAAGGGTTTGCCACGTCCCTGCCCAAGGTCGATCTGGTGCATGATGGGGTAGGATCTGGATGCCACCAGGAAATCCGAAGCTTTGCACCGGACCTGATCGCGGTCGGCGCCAACACCCGAAGCCTGTCCTTCACCGGTCTCGGCTCGTTCACGGCCGAACTCCTGCGCACACCACCCACGGACCTCCTGATCGCACGCGGGGCCGAATCCTGA